The Dasypus novemcinctus isolate mDasNov1 chromosome 11, mDasNov1.1.hap2, whole genome shotgun sequence DNA window GCGCAACCTCTTCCTCACTGGCACCTCGCTGGCTGTGCTCCCCGCCGGCGCCTTCGCCCGCCGGCCGCCGCTAGCCGAGCTGGCTGCGCTCAACCTCAGCGGCAGTCGCCTGAAGGAGGTTTGTGCCGGCGCCTTCGAGCATCTGCCCAGCCTGCGCCAGCTTGACCTCAGCCACAACCCGCTGGCCAATCTCAGCTCTTTTGCTTTCTCGGGCAGCAACGCCAGCGCCTCGGCCCCCAGTCCCCTGGTGGAGCTGATGTTGAACCACATCGTGCCCCTTGCGGACCATCAAAACAACCGGAGCTTCGAGCGCATGGTGGCGGCGGCGCTGCGAGCGGGCGGCGCTTTGCGCGGGCTCCACCACCTGGAGCTGGCCAGCAACCACTTTCTCTACCTGCCCCGGGACGTGCTGGCCCACCTGCCGGGCCTCAGACACCTGGACCTGCGCAACAACTCGCTGGTGAGCCTGACCTACGTGTCTTTCCGCAACCTGACACACCTACAGAGCCTCCACCTGGAGGACAACGCCCTCAAAGTCCTTCACAACGGCACCCTGGCAGAACTGCAGGGCCTGCCCCACATCAGGGTCTTTCTGGACAACAATCCCTGGGTCTGCGACTGCCACATGGCCGACATGGTGTCCTGGCTCAGGGAGACCGAGGTAGTGCAGGGTAAAGCCAGGCTCACCTGTGCATTCCCGGAGAAAATGAGGAATCGTT harbors:
- the TPBG gene encoding trophoblast glycoprotein — translated: MPGACSRGPAAGDGRLRLARLALVLLGWVSTSSFTISAASSTSSASSLVSAVSAQPPLPGHCPQPCECSEAARTVKCVNRNLTEVPEDLPSYVRNLFLTGTSLAVLPAGAFARRPPLAELAALNLSGSRLKEVCAGAFEHLPSLRQLDLSHNPLANLSSFAFSGSNASASAPSPLVELMLNHIVPLADHQNNRSFERMVAAALRAGGALRGLHHLELASNHFLYLPRDVLAHLPGLRHLDLRNNSLVSLTYVSFRNLTHLQSLHLEDNALKVLHNGTLAELQGLPHIRVFLDNNPWVCDCHMADMVSWLRETEVVQGKARLTCAFPEKMRNRFLLELNSSDLYCEPILPPSLQTSYVFLGIVLALIGAIFLLVLYLNRKGIKKWMHNIRDACRDHMEGYHYRYEINADPRLTNLSSNSDV